The following proteins are encoded in a genomic region of Nicotiana sylvestris chromosome 4, ASM39365v2, whole genome shotgun sequence:
- the LOC104240346 gene encoding probable glycosyltransferase STELLO1 — MLVQDREGSGPKSPKGPKPTRERSSIPLSVSSNAKNLDFSTWVSENLYKVLTFLFLISTIAIFFYLHSAAGDTTTLLCLQSTQTHSIKPEFPRIKWNDIPRISDKSTPYANFKSEKWIVVSVSDYPSEELKKLVRIKGWQVLAIGNSKTPKDWILKGTIYLSLEMQAKLGYRVVDYLPYDSYVRKSVGYLFAIQHGAKKILDVDDRGVVIDDDIGKHFDVELIGEGARQEVILQYSHDNPNRTVVNPYIHFGQRSVWPRGLPLENVGEIGHEEFYTEIFGGRQFIQQGISNGLPDVDSVFYFTRKSGLEAFDIRFDEHAPKVALPQGMMVPVNSFNTIFHSSAFWGLMLPVSVSTMASDVLRGYWAQRLLWEIGGYVVVYPPTIHRYDRIEGYPFSEEKDLHVNVGRLTKFLVAWRSGKHRLFEKILELSYAMAEEGFWTEQDVKFAAAWLQDLLAVGYMQPRLMSLELDRPRASIGHGDRKEFVPQKLPSVHLGVEEIGTVNYEIANLIKWRKNFGNVVLVIFCSGPVERTALEWRLLYGRIFKTVIILSNQKNVDLAVEKGNVDYIYRYAPKLFDRYSSAEGFLFLQDDTILNYWNLLQADKSKLWITNKLSKSWHSVSVAGNSDWFVKQADVIKKVVATMPVHLQVNFKESMKNDETLTLCSSEIFYIPRRFVSDFVDLVNLVGNLDMHHKVAVPMFFMAMDSPQNFDSVLNSMIYKKKSQGNLTTFYSAEAPAIHPWKVSSEQEFIKLIRVMAAGDPLLMELV; from the exons ATGTTAGTCCAAGATCGTGAGGGTTCTGGTCCTAAATCACCAAAAGGACCAAAACCCACTAGGGAAAGATCATCAATTCCCTTATCAGTATCATCAAATGCCAAGAATCTTGATTTTTCTACATGGGTTTCTGAAAATCTTTATAAAGTTCTCACCTTTTTATTCTTAATCTCCACAATTGCCATTTTTTTCTACCTCCATAGTGCTGCTGGTGACACCACTACTCTCCTTTGTTTGCAGTCAACTCAAACTCACTCTATTAAACCTGAATTTCCCAGAATTAAGTGGAATGATATACCAAGAATCTCAGATAAGTCTACACCTTATGCAAATTTTAAATCTGAGAAATGGATTGTGGTTTCTGTTTCAGATTATCCATCAGAAGAGCTTAAAAAGCTGGTAAGGATCAAAGGGTGGCAGGTTCTTGCAATTGGGAATTCAAAAACTCCTAAAGATTGGATTTTGaaaggtacaatttatttgtcttTGGAAATGCAAGCTAAGTTAGGATATAGGGTTGTTGATTACTTGCCTTATGATTCTTATGTTAGAAAAAGTGTTGGTTATTTGTTTGCTATACAACATGGTGCTAAAAAGATTTTGGATGTCGATGATCGCGGTGTTGTGATTGATGATGATATTGGTAAACATTTTGATGTTGAATTGATTGGTGAGGGTGCTAGGCAAGAGGTGATTTTGCAGTATAGTCATGATAATCCTAATAGGACTGTGGTGAACCCTTATATCCATTTCGGGCAACGTTCCGTTTGGCCTAGAGGTTTGCCATTGGAAAATGTGGGTGAGATTGGACATGAGGAGTTTTACACTGAGATTTTTGGTGGAAGGCAGTTTATCCAGCAAGGGATCTCGAATGGTTTACCGGATGTGGATTCGGTGTTTTATTTTACTAGGAAGTCAGGGCTTGAAGCGTTTGATATTAGATTCGATGAGCATGCACCGAAAGTGGCGTTGCCCCAGGGTATGATGGTGCCAGTTAATTCGTTTAATACGATTTTTCATTCTTCTGCATTTTGGGGTTTGATGCTGCCAGTTTCTGTTAGTACAATGGCTTCTGATGTTTTAAGAGGATATTGGGCGCAGAGGCTATTATGGGAGATTGGTGGATATGTTGTAGTGTATCCTCCCACTATTCATCGGTATGATAGAATCGAGGGATATCCTTTTTCAGAAGAGAAAGATCTACACGTAAATGTTGGCCGTTTAACCAAGTTTTTGGTAGCGTGGAGATCAGGTAAACACAGGTTGTTTGAAAAGATATTGGAGTTAAGCTATGCAATGGCTGAAGAAGGCTTTTGGACCGAGCAAGATGTCAAGTTTGCCGCTGCATGGCTTCAAGATCTGCTTGCTGTTGGGTACATGCAACCTCGACTAATGTCTTTGGAGTTAGATCGGCCAAGGGCAAGTATAGGCCATGGTGACAGGAAGGAATTTGTACCTCAGAAGTTGCCATCTGTGCATCTTGGTGTAGAAGAGATAGGTACAGTGAATTATGAAATCGCCAATTTGATCAAATGGAGGAAGAATTTCGGCAATGTTGTGCTCGTAATCTTTTGTAGTGGACCTGTTGAACGTACTGCCTTAGAGTGGAGATTGCTTTATGGAAGGATATTTAAGACGGTTATCATATTGTCCAACCAGAAGAATGTAGATCTTGCCGTTGAAAAAGGAAATGTGGATTATATTTACAG GTATGCGCCAAAGTTATTTGATAGATACTCTAGTGCAGAAGGCTTTCTATTTCTTCAGGACGACACTATCCTTAATTACTGGAACTTACTTCAAGCTGACAAATCTAAGCTCTGGATAACAAACAAG TTATCCAAGTCGTGGCACTCTGTTTCAGTTGCTGGCAATTCAGACTGGTTTGTGAAGCAAGCAGACGTCATTAAGAAAGTGGTAGCAACAATGCCAGTACATTTGCAAGTCAATTTCAAAGAGTCGATGAAAAATGACGAGACCTTAACACTATGCAGTTCAGAGATATTCTACATCCCTCGACGTTTTGTATCCGACTTTGTCGACCTCGTTAATCTAGTGGGGAATCTAGACATGCATCATAAGGTTGCAGTGCCAATGTTTTTTATGGCGATGGATTCTCCGCAGAATTTTGATTCAGTGTTGAATTCAATGATTTACAAGAAGAAGTCTCAGGGTAATTTGACAACATTTTATTCAGCCGAAGCGCCTGCAATTCACCCGTGGAAAGTATCAAGTGAACAAGAGTTCATAAAGCTGATCAGAGTTATGGCAGCAGGTGATCCCCTATTAATGGAGTTGGTATAG